Proteins encoded by one window of Engraulis encrasicolus isolate BLACKSEA-1 chromosome 23, IST_EnEncr_1.0, whole genome shotgun sequence:
- the LOC134440440 gene encoding short coiled-coil protein B-like gives MNSDDGDLENQAELEEKTRLINQVLELQHTLEDLSARVDGVKEENLKLKSENQVLGQYIENLMSASSVFQTTDTRNKRSK, from the exons ATGAACTCCGACGACG GTGACCTGGAGAACCAGGCAGAGTTGGAGGAAAAGACGAGGTTGATAAACCAGGTGCTGGAATTGCAACACACACTAGAAG ATCTTTCTGCTCGTGTTGATGGCGTCAAGGAGGAGAACCTCAAGCTGAAGTCAGAGAATCAGGTTCTTGGTCAGTACATTGAGAATCTTATGTCCGCTTCCAGCGTCTTTCAGACCACAGACACACGGAACAAGCGGTCCAAGTGA